Genomic DNA from Pseudomonas sp. CCC3.1:
CAGATCAACATATGAGCCACTCAGTTGGAGCAAGCTACCCTGACCGATTGATTCAGCGTCGCGGGTAGCGCCCGCCAAGAGGACTCGCCATGACCAGCACTTTTTTTATCCCTGCGGTAAATATCATGGGCAACGGTTGTTTGAATGAAGCCATGACCGCGATTCGCAATTATGGATTTCGCAAGGCTTTGATCGTTACGGACGCCGGCTTGGCCAAAGCAGGGGTAGCGACGCTGATCGCAGAAAAACTCGCGTTGCAGGACATTGACTCGGTGATTTTCGACGGCGCCAAGCCGAACCCGAGCATTGCTAACGTCGAAGCGGGCTTGAAGGTGCTGAAACAGCATCAATGTGATTTTGTGGTGTCGCTGGGCGGTGGTTCACCGCACGACTGTGCCAAGGGCATTGCCCTGTGCGCGACCAACGGCGGGCATATTCGCGATTATGAAGGTGTCGATCAATCGGCCAAGCCGCAACTGCCACTGGTTTCGATCAACACCACGGCTGGCACAGCCAGTGAAATGACGCGCTTTTGCATCATCACCGACGAAGAACGCCACGTAAAAATGGCCATTGTCGACCGTAACGTGACACCGCTGCTGTCAGTCAACGATCCGGAGTTGATGGTCGCGATGCCTAAAGGTCTGACGGCCGCAACGGGCATGGATGCACTGACCCACGCTGTTGAAGCCTATGTGTCGACCGCTTCAACCCCGATCACCGATGCCTGTGCGATCAAGGCCATGGAACTGATCAGCCAGAACCTGCGCCAGGCGGTGAACGACGGAAAGAACCTGACCGCACGCGAGAACATGGCTTACGCACAGTTCCTCGCTGGCATGGCATTCAACAACGCATCGCTGGGCTTTGTGCACGCCATGGCGCACCAATTGGGCGGCTTCTACGACTTGCCGCACGGGGTGTGCAACGCCGTGTTGCTGCCGCACGTGCAAACCTTTAACGCCAGTGTCAGTGCGGTCCGTTTGACCGATGTGGCACGTGCGCTGGGGGCTGATGTGCGTGGTCTGAGCCCGGAAGAGGGCGCGCAAGCGGCCATTGCGGCGATTCGCACCTTGGCCAAGGACGTGGAAATTCCGGCAGGTCTGCGCGACCTGGGCGCCAAACTGGACGACATTCCTGTTTTGGCCACCAATGCGCTGAAAGATGCGTGCGGCTTTACCAACCCGCGCAAGGCAGATCAGGCGCAGATTGAAGAGATATTCCGTAACGCGTTCTAAGTGCCAGGCGGTTTGGGCTTTTGAAAAATTGTGGGAGCGGGCTTGCCCGCGATGGCATCGCCGCAGTTCATCAGGCAAACCGCATCGCCTGAATCGCGAGCAAGCCCGCTCCCACAAAGTGGCGCGCATAAAAAAACGGCCGGGTGATTAACCCGGCCGTTTTTTTGTCTGGCTAAAAGTGCTTACTGCACTTCAACTGCCAGGCTGTCGTGGATCTTTTGTTGCCAGATCGCCGGGCCGGTGATGTGCACCGACTCGCCTTTGCTGTCGACAGCCACAGTCACCGGCATGTCTTTTACGTCGAACTCGTAGATCGCTTCCATGCCCAGTTCGGCAAAGGCCACCACGCGCGACTTTTTAATCGCTTGGGCAACCAGGTAGGCGGCACCGCCCACAGCCATCAGGTACACAGCTTTGTGTTCCTTGATCGCTTCGATGGCAGTCGGACCGCGCTCGGATTTACCGATCATGCCCAGCAAGCCGGTTTGATCGAGGATCTGACGGGTGAACTTGTCCATGCGGGTTGCCGTTGTCGGACCCGCAGGGCCAACCACTTCGTCGCGCACCGGATCAACCGGGCCTACGTAGTAGATGAAGCGGCCTTTAAGGTCGACAGGCAAGGTTTCGCCTTTGTTGAGCATTTCGACCATGCGCTTGTGCGCCGCGTCGCGACCGGTGAGCATTTTGCCGTTGAGCAAAACGGTCTCGCCCGGCTTCCAGCTCTGCACGTCTTCCGGGGTCAGGGTGTCGAGGTTGACACGGCGGGCCGATGGGCCTGCTTCCCAAACGATTTCAGGGTAGGCGTCGAGCGGTGGCGCTTCAAGGGACGCAGGACCGGAACCGTCGAGCACGAAGTGTGCGTGGCGGGTGGCCGCGCAGTTCGGGATCATGCACACCGGCAAGGAAGCGGCGTGGGTCGGGTAGTCCATGATTTTGACGTCGAGCACGGTGGTCAGACCGCCCAGGCCCTGAGCGCCGATGCCCAGTTGGTTGACCTTCTCGAACAACTCGATACGCATCTCTTCGATACGGTTGGACGGGCCGCGCTTGATCAAGTCGTGAATGTCGATGGACTCCATCAACACTTCCTTGGCCATCACCGCTGCTTTTTCAGCCGTGCCGCCGATGCCGATACCCAGCATGCCCGGTGGGCACCAGCCCGCGCCCATGGTCGGAACGGTCTTGAGTACCCAGTCAACGATCGAGTCGGACGGGTTGAGCATGGCCATTTTTGACTTGTTCTCGGAGCCGCCGCCCTTGGCCGCCACGTCCACTTCCACGGTATTACCCGGAACGATGGAGTAGTGGATGACAGCCGGGGTGTTGTCCTTGGTGTTGCGGCGAGCACCGGCCGGGTCGGCCAGGATAGAGGCGCGCAGAACGTTTTCCGGCAGGTTGTAAGCGCGACGCACGCCTTCGTTGATCATGTCGTCCAGGCCCATGGTGGCGCCGGTCCAGCGCACATCCATGCCCACGCGTACGAAAACGGTGACGATGCCGGTGTCCTGGCAAATCGGGCGGTGGCCAGTGGCACACATGCGCGAGTTGATCAGGATTTGCGCCATCGAGTCACGGGCCGCTGGCGATTCTTCGCGCAGATAGGCTTCGTGCATGGCCTGAATGAAGTCAACGGGGTGGTAGTAGGAAATGAATTGCAGGGCGTCAGCAACGCTCTGAATCAGGTCGTCTTGCTTGATCACGGTCATGGGTCGCGCTCCTCTATAAGACGGGAACATTCAATTAAGGTGTTTGCGACCTTGGTCTATCGGTCTGTCGTAAACATCTTTGAGAGAAGTACCGGGCACGCATGACCGGTACAAAAAAGGCGCGGCAGTATAACCCGGCCCTGTTCTTGATACACCTGAACAGGCAAAACTTGTAGCCGCTGCCGAAGGCTGCGATAAGGGCCGCAGGACCTTCGCTTTTGGGGTTTTGTGGGTTCAGGGGTACATCAGGCACCCGCAGTGCAGTAGCGTCTATACGACTAATTTCCCGCAGGAGGACAGAAGTGCCCGAGTTACACGTCGCTGACAAACGCTGGTCAGTTGCCGATGGCAGCAATTTGCTGGATGCCTTGAATCAGGCGGGCGTCTCTGTGCCTTACAGTTGCCGGGCGGGCAGTTGCCATGCTTGCCTGGTGCGCTGCGTGCAAGGCGAGCCGCTGGACCTCAAGCCTGAGGCGCTGAGCCGAACCCAGCGTGAGCAAGGCTGGCGCCTGGCGTGTCAGTGCGAAGTGGTAGGCGACGTGCAGATCGAAGCTTTTGACCCGCAGCGCGACGGCCTGCCCGCGCAAGTGGCGGCCCTCGACTGGCTCAGCCCCATGGTGCTGCGTTTACGGCTGATAGCACAACGCCCGCTGCGCTATCGAGCCGGGCAGCATGTGGTGTTGTGGACCGCCAGCGGCATCGCGCGTCCTTATTCGCTGGCCAGTCTGCCCGAAGAAGATCGTTTTCTGGAGTTTCATATCGATTGCGCGCACCCGGGTGAGTTTGCCGACGCGGCGCGGCAGTTCAAGGTGGGTGACGCTGTACGCCTGGGTGAACTGCGCGGCGGGGCGTTGCGCTATGACCCGGACTGGCAAGAGCAGCCTCTCTGGCTGCTGGCCTCGGGCACGGGGTTGGGCCCTTTGTTTGGCGTGCTGCGCGATGCATTGCGCCAGGATCATCGAGGGCCGATCCGGTTGGTGCACGTGGCGCGAGATGAGGCAGAGCACTACCTAAAGGCCGAGTTGCAGGCCTTGGCTGCCGCTTATCCGCCCCTTGCCGTTGAGTACCTGTTGCGCAGCCAATTGGCCGATCATCTAGTCCAGATGCGTCTTGTGACGCGACAAACCCACGCTTTAGTCTGCGGCCACCCTGACACGGTTGAAGCGTTTGCCAAGCGTCTGTTTCTGGCTGGGCTTTCGCGTAATCAACTGCTGGCGGACGCTTTTTTGACCCGCAGTTAACCCCATTACGGGAGAGAGCATGACCCAAGCCATCGTGGTTGAACGAGAGGGCGCGGTGCTGACCCTGCGTCTGAATCGCCCTGACAAGAAAAACGCCCTGACCCGTGAGATGTACAGCGCTCTGGCGCAGGCCCTGGAGCAGGCAGATGCCGATGTTGGCGTGCATGCCGTGCTGATCTGCGGCAGCACTGAGTGCTTTACCAGTGGCAACGACATTGCCGACTTTCTTGAGCAGCCGCCGCAGGACATGCAAAGCCCGGTGTTTTGTTTTATGCGTAGCGTGCTGGAGTGCCGCAAACCCGTGGTGGCGGCCGTCGCGGGCGCTGCGGTGGGGATTGGCACAACCCTGTTGCTGCACTGTGATCTGGTTTATGTGAGCCACGATGCACGCTTGCGTATGCCGTTCGTCAATTTGGGGCTGAGCCCGGAATTTGGTTCGAGCCTGCTGTTGGCGCAGTTAGTGGGGCAGGCGAGGGCGGCAGCGCTGTTACTGCTGGGCGAAGGGTTCAGTGGCGAGCAGGCGGCGGCGTGGGGGCTGGCGAATCAAGCCATGCCAAGTGGGGCGGCTGCCTTGGAAAAAGCCCGTGAGGCGGCGCATCGGCTGGCTGGATTGGCGCCAGCTGCGGTGCAAGACAGCAAGCGGCTTATGAAAGCGCCGGATCGTGAGCAACTGCGCCAGGTGATTGAGGATGAAAGCAGGTTGTTTATTCAGCGTCTTGGTTCGCCGGAGGCCGTGGCGGCGTTGTCCGGGTTTATCAACAAGGCGCGTGACTGATTTCAGCTCTTGTAGGAGCGAGCTTGTCTCGCGATCTTTTGATCTTAAAAGATCGCGAGCAAGCTCGCTCCTACAAGGGGCTTTGGGTGTAGGCCTTGTAAGGCTTAAACCATTTTGTCGCCGACATGCAGGATCTTCATGCCGTTGGTGCCACCGATGGTGTGGTAGCTGTCGCCCTTGGTCAGGATGACCCAGTCGCCTTTTTCGACGACGCCACGCTTGAGCAGTTCGTCGATCGCGGCTTGGCTGACTTGTTCTGGCGGCAGCGAAGCCGGGTCGAACGGTACGGTGTAGACGCCACGGAACATGGCTGCGCGGGCCTGGGTTTCGCGGTGCGGGGAGAACGCGTAGATCGGCA
This window encodes:
- the yiaY gene encoding L-threonine dehydrogenase — encoded protein: MTSTFFIPAVNIMGNGCLNEAMTAIRNYGFRKALIVTDAGLAKAGVATLIAEKLALQDIDSVIFDGAKPNPSIANVEAGLKVLKQHQCDFVVSLGGGSPHDCAKGIALCATNGGHIRDYEGVDQSAKPQLPLVSINTTAGTASEMTRFCIITDEERHVKMAIVDRNVTPLLSVNDPELMVAMPKGLTAATGMDALTHAVEAYVSTASTPITDACAIKAMELISQNLRQAVNDGKNLTARENMAYAQFLAGMAFNNASLGFVHAMAHQLGGFYDLPHGVCNAVLLPHVQTFNASVSAVRLTDVARALGADVRGLSPEEGAQAAIAAIRTLAKDVEIPAGLRDLGAKLDDIPVLATNALKDACGFTNPRKADQAQIEEIFRNAF
- a CDS encoding fumarate hydratase — translated: MTVIKQDDLIQSVADALQFISYYHPVDFIQAMHEAYLREESPAARDSMAQILINSRMCATGHRPICQDTGIVTVFVRVGMDVRWTGATMGLDDMINEGVRRAYNLPENVLRASILADPAGARRNTKDNTPAVIHYSIVPGNTVEVDVAAKGGGSENKSKMAMLNPSDSIVDWVLKTVPTMGAGWCPPGMLGIGIGGTAEKAAVMAKEVLMESIDIHDLIKRGPSNRIEEMRIELFEKVNQLGIGAQGLGGLTTVLDVKIMDYPTHAASLPVCMIPNCAATRHAHFVLDGSGPASLEAPPLDAYPEIVWEAGPSARRVNLDTLTPEDVQSWKPGETVLLNGKMLTGRDAAHKRMVEMLNKGETLPVDLKGRFIYYVGPVDPVRDEVVGPAGPTTATRMDKFTRQILDQTGLLGMIGKSERGPTAIEAIKEHKAVYLMAVGGAAYLVAQAIKKSRVVAFAELGMEAIYEFDVKDMPVTVAVDSKGESVHITGPAIWQQKIHDSLAVEVQ
- a CDS encoding iron-sulfur-binding ferredoxin reductase → MPELHVADKRWSVADGSNLLDALNQAGVSVPYSCRAGSCHACLVRCVQGEPLDLKPEALSRTQREQGWRLACQCEVVGDVQIEAFDPQRDGLPAQVAALDWLSPMVLRLRLIAQRPLRYRAGQHVVLWTASGIARPYSLASLPEEDRFLEFHIDCAHPGEFADAARQFKVGDAVRLGELRGGALRYDPDWQEQPLWLLASGTGLGPLFGVLRDALRQDHRGPIRLVHVARDEAEHYLKAELQALAAAYPPLAVEYLLRSQLADHLVQMRLVTRQTHALVCGHPDTVEAFAKRLFLAGLSRNQLLADAFLTRS
- a CDS encoding enoyl-CoA hydratase-related protein; the protein is MTQAIVVEREGAVLTLRLNRPDKKNALTREMYSALAQALEQADADVGVHAVLICGSTECFTSGNDIADFLEQPPQDMQSPVFCFMRSVLECRKPVVAAVAGAAVGIGTTLLLHCDLVYVSHDARLRMPFVNLGLSPEFGSSLLLAQLVGQARAAALLLLGEGFSGEQAAAWGLANQAMPSGAAALEKAREAAHRLAGLAPAAVQDSKRLMKAPDREQLRQVIEDESRLFIQRLGSPEAVAALSGFINKARD